One Bacteroidales bacterium DNA window includes the following coding sequences:
- a CDS encoding baseplate J/gp47 family protein, which translates to MAEKDIIQKLISQPGQSQDMRMPKELDIHFADLDERTAEETLSYASKFSELVNFFKENTSAPTGDWKGFFPSDESEIRLLLSDPDGKMAPHLALFLAFRSMYGEGAMELMNRITGRHLDFYFKDILRLELKPAIPDKVHLLPELKKNSSAVLIRPSDQLTAGKDAIGRELIYSPLRETVINGSKVELLQSVFYDKSGKGIIRFAPVANSSDGIGGKLKQEDPQWPGFGNELLPPLENGFAFASPILKMKEGTRKIQISLTLDNADQDTLSETALKGALEAYVSGEKNWIGPFSLKPTWQKAGNLLLEFTVPETEKAIVGYNQTIHGYRYSSHLPIVQVLLNVSDPAVSIGYNDLNELGLQGASLSVEVTGIHSLALENDLGAMPSDKPFNPFGSIPVKGSRFHIGNDEALSKNLTELSIELNWKNPPANFATHYQAYQLSVNNDSFTAHVAFDYGDNKHHSKAAVGLFNSVNATQTQTLTFISSQPTVSASFSTGKHLVALKNSGSAWSKVLIKNFITRRPYLELFTSAALPNQPGFITFTLNHSFYHAEFRKKSVENVVNFVTGAGDPPSPYVALNEPYTPTVQKISLSYKASTGEVPISSVKAEDFSNDALDFFHLAYSGQMIEHAYQRNQFSYLVDKSVSLFPSYPHEGEMLIGISKLNPGDSVSILFQVAEGSEDPDIPQQEISWSVLSDNYWKPLSKSEVVLDSTNGLLTSGIIQFVIPTDATTEHTLLKPGLIWLKAGMIRNITAVCNLLSIDTNAIEAVFTNNGNDPNHLLTALEAGKIKKFRDGVASIKSVSQPYSSFGGSSIESDKAFYTRVSERLRHKNRSITSWDYERMILESFPGIHKVKCIPHARYFDDSKKYCWLAPGYVLIVAVPDLRNKNAVNPLQPKVNGQTISQVTGMINKHSGMQVNIRVKNPRYQQIRVECKVKLRPGYEFNFFSEEISRKLVEFLSPWAFDGNKEISFGGKIYKSVLLNFVEELDCVDFIEDFFLYSISDAAGTSDDLQQVEPETPDTILVSAPSHFIHEVK; encoded by the coding sequence ATGGCTGAAAAAGATATCATACAGAAACTGATCTCTCAACCCGGACAATCGCAGGATATGCGTATGCCAAAGGAATTGGATATCCATTTTGCCGATCTGGATGAACGTACGGCCGAAGAGACCCTTTCCTATGCTTCAAAGTTTTCGGAACTCGTCAATTTCTTTAAAGAAAATACCTCAGCTCCTACTGGTGACTGGAAAGGATTCTTCCCTTCTGATGAATCTGAAATCAGGCTATTATTGTCAGACCCTGATGGAAAAATGGCCCCTCATCTTGCCCTATTCCTAGCTTTCAGAAGCATGTACGGAGAAGGGGCGATGGAATTGATGAACAGGATTACCGGGCGCCATCTCGATTTCTACTTCAAAGACATCCTAAGGCTTGAGTTAAAACCAGCCATCCCTGACAAAGTCCATCTGTTACCGGAACTTAAAAAGAACTCATCAGCCGTGCTTATTCGCCCCAGTGACCAGCTGACAGCAGGAAAAGATGCCATAGGGCGGGAATTGATATATTCCCCGTTGCGGGAAACAGTGATCAATGGTTCAAAGGTAGAGTTGCTGCAATCCGTCTTTTATGATAAATCCGGAAAAGGAATCATCCGTTTTGCACCTGTTGCAAATTCATCTGATGGTATCGGGGGCAAACTGAAACAGGAAGACCCTCAGTGGCCCGGATTTGGGAATGAACTTCTACCTCCGCTTGAAAATGGTTTTGCTTTTGCAAGCCCGATCCTCAAAATGAAAGAGGGTACACGGAAAATTCAAATCAGTCTTACTCTTGACAATGCCGACCAGGATACCCTCTCAGAGACAGCCCTCAAAGGTGCCCTGGAAGCTTATGTGAGTGGTGAAAAGAACTGGATAGGCCCATTTAGCCTGAAGCCAACCTGGCAGAAAGCCGGAAACCTCCTCCTTGAATTTACCGTTCCTGAAACCGAAAAAGCCATTGTCGGGTATAATCAAACTATTCATGGATACCGGTATTCAAGCCATCTCCCGATTGTCCAGGTTCTGCTGAATGTGTCGGATCCGGCAGTAAGTATCGGCTATAATGACCTGAATGAACTTGGCCTGCAGGGTGCGTCCCTATCGGTTGAAGTGACGGGCATTCATTCCCTGGCACTTGAAAATGATCTTGGCGCAATGCCCTCAGATAAACCGTTTAATCCTTTTGGTTCTATTCCTGTAAAAGGATCACGCTTCCATATAGGGAATGATGAAGCACTTTCCAAAAACCTTACTGAACTTTCGATTGAACTGAACTGGAAAAACCCTCCGGCCAATTTCGCCACTCATTACCAGGCATACCAGCTAAGCGTCAATAATGATAGTTTCACTGCTCATGTGGCATTTGATTATGGAGATAACAAGCATCATTCAAAGGCAGCCGTTGGATTATTTAATTCAGTAAATGCCACCCAGACACAAACACTGACTTTTATCTCAAGTCAACCGACTGTTTCGGCTTCTTTTTCAACAGGCAAGCACCTGGTCGCTCTAAAAAATTCAGGTTCAGCATGGTCGAAGGTACTCATCAAAAATTTTATAACCAGGAGACCTTACCTGGAATTATTCACTTCTGCTGCATTACCTAATCAGCCAGGTTTTATCACATTTACACTTAATCACAGTTTTTATCATGCTGAATTCAGGAAAAAATCAGTGGAGAATGTGGTTAATTTTGTGACAGGAGCCGGTGATCCTCCAAGTCCGTATGTGGCTTTGAATGAACCTTATACTCCTACCGTTCAGAAAATATCTCTCTCTTATAAAGCATCCACCGGCGAAGTCCCGATTTCCTCTGTTAAGGCAGAAGACTTCTCAAATGATGCTTTGGATTTCTTCCACCTGGCCTATTCCGGCCAAATGATAGAACATGCTTATCAAAGGAATCAGTTCAGTTACCTGGTGGATAAATCAGTTTCCCTTTTCCCATCCTATCCTCATGAAGGGGAAATGCTGATTGGAATAAGTAAACTGAACCCTGGGGACAGTGTCAGCATATTATTCCAGGTTGCTGAAGGCAGCGAGGACCCGGATATTCCACAGCAAGAGATCAGTTGGTCTGTATTATCCGATAATTACTGGAAACCCCTTTCAAAGTCGGAAGTAGTGCTGGATTCAACCAATGGTTTACTCACCAGTGGGATCATTCAATTTGTGATTCCAACAGATGCTACAACCGAACACACTCTCCTCAAACCGGGCCTGATATGGTTAAAAGCCGGAATGATCCGGAATATTACAGCTGTTTGCAACTTACTTTCAATAGACACCAATGCCATTGAAGCGGTATTCACTAATAACGGCAATGATCCGAACCACCTTCTTACTGCCCTCGAAGCCGGGAAAATTAAAAAGTTCAGGGATGGGGTTGCTTCTATAAAGTCCGTTTCTCAGCCCTACAGTTCCTTTGGTGGCAGCAGCATTGAATCTGATAAAGCATTTTATACAAGGGTTTCAGAACGATTGCGGCATAAAAACAGAAGCATCACTTCATGGGATTATGAGCGGATGATTCTGGAGTCATTCCCTGGAATACATAAAGTGAAATGTATCCCACATGCCCGTTACTTCGACGATTCGAAGAAATATTGCTGGCTTGCACCCGGATATGTGCTGATTGTTGCGGTTCCCGACCTCAGGAATAAAAATGCTGTGAATCCCTTACAACCAAAGGTCAACGGCCAAACCATCAGCCAGGTCACCGGAATGATCAACAAACACTCGGGAATGCAGGTAAATATCAGGGTGAAAAATCCAAGATACCAGCAAATTCGGGTTGAATGTAAGGTTAAACTCAGGCCGGGTTATGAATTCAACTTTTTCAGTGAAGAAATCAGCAGGAAACTGGTAGAATTTCTCTCACCATGGGCTTT